The following coding sequences lie in one Fusarium poae strain DAOMC 252244 chromosome 1, whole genome shotgun sequence genomic window:
- a CDS encoding hypothetical protein (BUSCO:48298at5125): MESEDKYPLHTAAREGRVTVAEGLLKSDPKLSQRKDNDGRYPIHWAASSNNFEIVQLLANQRSFDADVQDGSGWSPLMISASVPESEAVLKLIISKDADVNLKNYTGQTALHFVASKKNLDIARILIDNGASTRVRDQRGQYPIHRAAAVGSVPMVTLLLKNRSPLNPTDNEGYTPLHHAIAEGHGDTAVALLKEGADFTLKNSADELALDLAPDKEVRRYILQGAEREGIEMSG; this comes from the exons TCACTGTAGCTGAAGGATTGCTCAAG TCGGATCCCAAACTATCGCAACGCAAGGATAATGATGGTCGATATCCTATTCACTGGGCGGCCTCTTCCAACAACTTCGAAATTGTCCAATTACTAGCCAACCAACGCAGTTTCGATGCTGACGTACAG GACGGAAGTGGATGGTCTCCTCTTATGATTTCAGCCAGTGTTCCCGAAAGTGAAGCTGTTCTAAAGCTTATCATCTCCAAAGATGCCGACGTCAACCTCAAGA ATTATACTGGCCAG ACCGCCCTTCACTTCGTCGCCTCCAAAAAGAACCTCGATATTGCTCGTATTCTGATCGACAACGGCGCATCTACTCGGGTCCGCGACCAAAGGGGCCAGTATCCTATTCATCGTGCAGCCGCTGTTGGCTCTGTGCCAATGGTGACCCTCCTTCTTAAAAACAGAAGCCCACTGAATCCTACTGACAACGAGGGTTACACTCCTCTTCATCATGCTATTGCAGAAGGTCACG GAGATACTGCAGTCGCCCTTCTCAAGGAAGGTGCAGACTTTACCCTCAAGAACAGCGCAGACGAGCTGGCCTTGGATCTTGCTCCTGACAAAGAA GTACGCCGATATATCCTGCAAGGTGCCGAACGTGAGGGTATCGAGATGTCAGGGTAG
- a CDS encoding hypothetical protein (BUSCO:10507at5125), which translates to MTAPGKGSRWGAFLSSAFEGVENRLDNLLDEEQQATQSSQQYEQQQGMKAAPPVPSPSPKPTTHAAVPKTNRANDRLQARLAKAIASRTSQSSPRSSVDTARGSVDKERPASTELVVSGQSTDTPEPKSTERENPVAEPTPVVVVEPSSTSAESQPTNSKDTPNTNQDAQDAKQEITPSPTIIEPQSDTEPQTFSAQQGIDKTETQPQPLDHEPNVPKATETTQTTAASEEPPQKEPEPNQTDKARSGEIQEYIEQIDSLQAKLQYLSKNAADAAKQAANSAAAGSTERKLAEKDEKIALLMDEGQKLSTSEQKFRTTVRKLRLQIAENEKQANELKKDREKAVIEADNLRGQITSKEDQEKRNEEVRKASAVLQKEIDTLKRDKKAGEEAYRRLEQESKTKAEQAQAAHTETLNKALDVEKKRQKELESSIATLRSEKEALVERLRLTEVEWQEKLDRAVERGRNVEEELKLELRAAESKLEAMRVAAEEASAGSGGDIKLIRHIETLQSQYASASENWQGIETSLLTKTANLEKERDEAQRRESEMRKKARDSASRCKRLEDELQDVSPALATARQELEACHEELTTLRTQYKSAETALEQARSDLEKLQRAASREVSAEAERRQWADDVAISTPKSQSRPDSPLLSVARTFSSDLIGLPVPGRQPRRVPTPGSQTDSAGEGFFFGRRMSSQPPRPSALSTTGPMMPPPPPFSPFEPPSESPRAASPPPDRDDLEDGDPSSPRNMAQDMISVSTVGAGPSVQLVERMSAAIRRLEAEKVAAKEEMARVCSQRDEARSDIVNLMTELETQKGATARVTQLETEVENINSRYQTTLEMLGEKSELVEELKADVQDVKDMYRELVERTVMK; encoded by the exons AGAACCGTCTTGACAACTTACTCGACGAGGAACAACAGGCCACACAGTCGTCGCAACAATATGAACAGCAACAGGGAATGAAGGCCGCACCGCCAGTCCCATCACCGAGTCCCAAACCTACCACCCATG CTGCAGTTCCAAAGACGAATCGAGCCAATGATCGACTACAGGCCAGGCTGGCCAAAGCAATCGCATCGCGAACTTCACAATCTTCTCCACGTAGCTCCGTTGACACTGCTCGCGGCTCCGTAGACAAGGAACGGCCTGCCAGCACCGAGCTTGTTGTGTCGGGACAAAGTACAGATACGCCAGAGCCGAAGTCTACTGAACGCGAAAACCCGGTCGCTGAGCCGACAcctgtcgtcgtcgtcgagcCATCCTCTACTTCCGCAGAATCGCAACCAACAAACTCCAAAGATACCCCGAATACGAACCAAGACGCACAAGATGCTAAGCAAGAAATCACGCCGTCGCCAACTATAATAGAACCACAGTCCGACACAGAGCCTCAAACTTTTTCGGCGCAGCAAGGCATAGACAAGACTGAAACGCAACCACAGCCTCTGGACCATGAACCTAATGTTCCTAAAGCTACGGAGACGACACAGACTACCGCTGCGTCCGAGGAACCACCACAAAAAGAACCAGAGCCTAACCAAACTGACAAAGCCCGCTCGGGAGAAATTCAAGAATATATCGAGCAGATCGACTCCTTGCAGGCTAAGCTACAATACCTTTCCAAGAATGCTGCGGATGCAGCTAAGCAGGCTGCAAATTCGGCCGCTGCGGGTAGCACCGAGCGCAAGTTGGCGGAAAAGGACGAAAAGATCGCACTCTTAATGGACGAAGGACAAAAGCTTTCTACCTCGGAGCAGAAATTCCGCACAACCGTCCGTAAGCTGCGGCTGCAAATAGCCGAAAACGAGAAGCAGGCCAATGAGCTTAAAAAGGACAGGGAGAAAGCCGTGATTGAGGCAGACAACCTACGCGGCCAAATTACCAGCAAGGAAGATCAAGAGAAGAGGAATGAGGAGGTTCGGAAGGCCAGTGCCGTACTTCAAAAAGAGATTGATACACTTAAAAGGGACAAGAAGGCCGGAGAGGAAGCCTATCGACGCTTGGAACAGGAATCTAAAACAAAGGCCGAACAAGCCCAGGCCGCTCATACTGAGACCCTGAATAAGGCTCTAGACGTTGAAAAGAAACGGCAGAAGGAACTTGAAAGTAGCATCGCTACATTGCGTTCAGAAAAGGAGGCGTTGGTTGAGAGGCTACGCCTTACAGAAGTTGAGTGGCAAGAGAAGCTTGATCGGGCAGTAGAGCGTGGCCGCAATGTCGAGGAAGAATTAAAGTTAGAACTCCGAGCAGCTGAGAGTAAACTCGAGGCCATGCGAGTGGCGGCGGAGGAGGCTTCTGCAGGATCCGGAGGTGACATCAAGTTGATACGACATATTGAAACCCTTCAGTCACAGTATGCCTCAGCTAGTGAGAACTGGCAAGGCATTGAAACATCACTTCTGACAAAGACGGCCAATCTTGAAAAGGAGAGAGACGAGGCGCAACGGCGAGAGTCGGAAATGCGGAAGAAGGCTCGCGACTCG GCCAGCCGCTGCAAGCGTCTTGAAGATGAATTGCAAGATGTCAGTCCGGCTCTTGCAACTGCTAGACAAGAGCTTGAGGCATGCCATGAGGAACTCACTACCCTCAGAACTCAGTACAAGAGTGCCGAAACAGCACTCGAGCAGGCCCGTAGCGACCTCGAGAAGCTTCAGCGAGCTGCCAGTAGAGAGGTGTCCGCTGAGGCTGAACGAAGACAATGGGCAGATGATGTTGCCATAAGTACACCCAAGTCTCAAAGCAGACCTGACTCTCCGTTACTTTCGGTAGCCCGGACGTTCAGCTCAGACCTCATTGGCCTCCCTGTGCCAGGCAGACAGCCCCGTCGGGTACCTACCCCTGGAAGCCAAACTGATAGTGCAGGCGAAGGCTTCTTTTTTGGCCGAAGAATGTCCAGTCAGCCTCCTCGGCCAAGTGCTTTGTCCACAACTGGGCCCATGATgcctccaccacctcctTTCTCACCCTTTGAGCCACCTAGTGAGTCTCCTCGCGCAGCGTCACCACCGCCAGACCGCGACGATCTCGAGGATGGcgatccttcttctcctcgaaATATGGCGCAGGACATGATCTCAGTGTCAACGGTTGGCGCTGGCCCTTCGGTGCAGCTTGTCGAGAGAATGAGTGCGGCAATTCGACGACTAGAGGCCGAGAAGGTAGCTGCCAAGGAAGAGATGGCTCGTGTGTGCAGTCAGCGAGACGAGGCACGGTCTGACATTGTGAATCTCATGACGGAGTTGGAAACACAGAAGGGAGCCACAGCACGAGTCACACAATTAGAAACAGAGGTGGAGAACATCAATTCCCGATACCAAACAACTTTGGAGATGTTGGGTGAGAAGAGCGAGCTTGTAGAGGAGCTGAAGGCCGATGTTCAGGACGTCAAGGATATGTATCGCGAGCTGGTAGAGCGGACAGTGATGAAATGA